The genomic DNA TTAGGGGTAAAAATCACttgtaataaatatatcaTTGGCTTGGAATGAGCTGATTGTTTGTCGGCCAACTTattctaatttattatttttcctcTATTGCAGAATACTTCGCCACTGTGGGAGGATTTTGTGGCTAAGGCCGGAAAACTGCACACATGCTTGAGGTAAGTTTATTTTGGATGTAAAATTGGTTTCCTCATCATGGAAAATTCTTTCTTGGACTTTAACGAGATTTCAACAGCGGCAAAATAACAACTGCAATTGCAAAACTTTAGAATGAGAACATGCGAATGAGTAAACAAATTGTTCGTTTACCTCAATTTGCTTTTATGCTTTTCACTTCCTCGCACACAGGCATAATGTGCCTATGAttatttttgtgctttttctgCTGTTGCTTTAGTTGCTAAATTTCTTGTTGTTGGGTGGAGACCACCGACACCGTCttcggtttttgtttattttattttctccgTCGTTGTTATGCCCAGACTTGGCCCAATTTTGCTTTCGGGCGAGGGTCCCCGCAGCAATGTCTGGTCAGAAGTGTATAGCCGCCACATAACGGCTGCATTAATCATTACCCCCAATCCTGTTGTCCGAGTTGAAATCACCGAGCTTGGCAAAACTTGCTCCGAGTGTTTGCCCACTGCGCTTGACACACATCTTGGCCAGGTCCACGCGAGGTGCGGACACTCGCCAACCACTTGAGCGGATCAAGACCCGCAGTTGGGGACCCATCTCTCTGTACTTTTGCCGGGCGTATCgacagtttattaaaaaaatatgcaatggCTATACATTGGATTATCCATGCGGTTGAATCTTTAACAGTGCGAaagatatttgtatttattctaAGCTTCTGACAGTTACTTCTGCTAAGATGCCGATAAGAGCCAAGTACTTCTTAGTTAGTTTTAGGAGCTACAGCAACTTATTTGAAATAGTAATGGTACAAATACTATTCATTTATACTTTATTGTATTAAGCTAATCAAACCAGTTTTGTAAAATtgagatttattaaaaatgtcaaataaacGAACTAGCAATAAACATGGTAGATAACCTTTAACTCATACCATATCATATTCAACAATCGAGTATTGGCTGCTCCAAAGGGTATTACAATCTTCGGTATCCGGGGATGGCCCGTTTTTATGCAGCGTTTCTTTTCAGTTCTTTTTCTAGCTGTCGTCTAATTGAAATGTCGCCCACGGCCAATTCAAGAAGATGTTTATTAAATCTATCTGGCTGCACGGGCCCACAATAATAATGATATTATACTTTGCTCTTCTCTGTTCACAGGGCCGCCATCCAGGCAATCGCCGCCTATTTGGATGCCTTCCAAAAGATAGCCGATGCGGCGACCAATTCAAGAGGTAAGTTCAAATCGTGGATTTGTTTGGGCTGTCTGCCTGCCTGCCCTCCTACCCCCACTTAATGCCGGGGGATCCCCTCTTCCGCTGGCCCACGTACTGAATCTCTTTCCTCTGCTTATTATTCATGCGTCTGCTCACAGTCGGCGGCGGTCATCGatctgattttttttcacattcacattcacgcTTTCGATGTTTATGTTGTTGATTTCCCCCAGTGCGTACGGATGGCGGTGTGTAGCTGTTCTGTCTGAGCTCACGCATTCGCTGGTTTtgctatttatatttatttattggctGCTTTGCGTCGCACTCATCGAGTGCCCCATTATGCAATGTCCGAGGTCCGATTCTCACAGCAAACAGCACACAGCTCACCTCACCCAGGACGGGAAATGCGAAAATTGCCAGATACTGGCAGCGAAGTTAGGAGAGCTTTGATCATACGCTGTCGCCCCTCGGGAAAAATCAAGCAGCTTGTATTTGGCacaatgtgtgtgttttgcattTGTCATGCCTTAGTCAGTTACAGTTGGATTCATTTTGAGTGGAAAATCTAGGCTTAGCCAATCCGAATGGGGTCTAGTGTGAAAATATGCAAGCACTCAGTGGGTAGATAACTGCCTAAAGCAAATAagctgttaaaataaatagtcGTAATGAAGTAATAACGTGTTTCAGGCTAAAAGATATGCTATTCCGCATTAAAAAACCcttcaataataaaacacTTATATTCATAAGCATGCAATTCGGAAATTCCGCTAAAGCATGCAACGGATGCATTTTCTTTAAGGAGATGcaactaaaataaatgtaattttgtaGTCGAAAGTAAAATTTGTAACCGCATTTCAATGATTACTATTCCCTTgcgaaaaaaagtaaaagagaTTGCTTATGTAGGAAAATTCCATTGATTAATTCCGAACGATTCTATTGATTCACAGCTAAATGCCTTCCTCGGTTTGAGAAATAACGATAAATTATGCAGTTTATATGTGGTTGAACGCAGTTGCTGATCATTAGGCTTTAAATGAATATTGCTGTGTTGAAACCGGCTTAATGCAGCTAAGCTTCCGAATTCCTATTTACAACTACTGGCGGCTTGCCAGACTTAACTTTTTCAATCATCTTCACTGGGAGTCTTGCATTAGCATATATTGATCGACTCTCGCCATGTGTTTTCGCCGCTTTTTGCGCCCCTTCGTGACCCTTATATATTTGACTGGTGCTAAGTGCATATCCACGTAAGTCCTGCTATTAGCTAGCCACCCCTTTTGGCCGTTTGCACTTGCTAAATGGTTTCATTAGTTTTAGTGGTTACTTGGCTTAGTTCGGTCAAGCATCGGCACAAGTGTCAATTCCCTCGCATTGTGCCACCCCGAAAGAGGGTGGAACGCAATTCGAGTCTCGGCTCTAGATTCTCGATTCGCACTTGGCACTTGGCACATGGCCACATGACCACCATGCGTCCTTTAAGGTGCTGTTGTTTCTGGCCACCCTCGTGAGTTCCCATTCAATTAGGAGTGATCTGGAGCAAGTGGCTCTGAGAGCAGGCTAGTCGCAAGTCAAAGCCGAATCAATAAGCTGCTGCCTATTTGGCAGATAATTACATACCGAACGAGGATGGCAGCAGTCCCAGTTTGAGTCGGAGGCAGTTCGAGATAATCGGGCCGCCTGTCATTTGCTAGTGCTatgcagaagcagaagcaggagCAGTAGCAGTTAGCCTGACCAGTTTCCCCGGATCCGACTTCTGGCATGGCATAATGGGCACACACGGGACTCGGGACTTGGGACTTGGGTATTGGGACCGAAGACTGGAGGAGTGCAATACCGAATCGTATCGCATGCAATGTCTGCTGCGCCTCCAAATCGAATCGACAGCCCATGGCGTGCGATTGTTGCTGCATGCTCTAAACATTTCCGCTGTCAGCTTTGCTCCCCAATCCCCTTGGACGTTCCCCTTcagtaatttaatttggcaaCTGTTTAATATTGCATGCTTAGGGTTTAAACAGAACTCTCGGTCTGTTTTTATAGCTGGACTTACATGGATGTACAAATTATCCTAGTTCTAGGCAATCCACCTTGCAGGGAATCGTTGGCCTAATTTGTGGTCTCTTACCACCAGTTAAAAGtaagcaatttatttgttcACAATACTCTAAGATGGAAGTTTTTTTACGTGGAAATAGTAGTTTTTAGCTTATGGAAAAAGCAACTAAaactaatttgtattttatttttttttatttattaaacaaatccCGTACAAATTAACCAAATCTGACGGTAAAAAGTAGCTTCGCCTACTACAGgataatacattttgtaatttctgcTAACAAACCTACAACCGAGACACACAACAAGAGGGTCAGACATTGAATTTTCATGTTTAAAGTATGGTTTAAGCTTAGCTACAGCTCTGGGCCACGTAAAAATTCGTTGCTATTAAGCCTTAAAAAGGTCCTAGGACTTTTCCTTTAAACTGGCACGTGATGGAAAGTTCTTGGTTTCGGATTACTACTCTGCAGATAAAATCCTTGCAGAATATCTAGTTTTTGTTCTTCGGCTTTGTCGACCAGTGCAATTAGGCAATTGTGTTTTCcaagttatttttcaaatcagTTTTAAATTGATCACCTAGTTCCTAATTCTAGCCTAATAGTACCAACCCTAATGCATTCCAAATCGTGTGCTTTCCATTGCAGGCGCCTCCAAGGAGATCGGCACCGCCCTGACCCGCGTCTGCCTGCGCCACAAGGCGGTGGAGACGCGGCTGAAGACCTTCACCAGCACCATCATGGATTGCCTGGTGCAGCCGCTGCAGGACAGGATCGAGGACTGGAAGCGCACGGTGGCCACCATCGACAAGGACCATGCCAAAGAGTACAAGCGCTGTCGCAGCGAGCTGAAGAAGCGCTCTAGCGACACGCTGCGGCTGCAGAAGAAGGCGCGCAAGGGCCAGACGGACGGACTGCAGTCCCTGATGGACTCGCACATGCAGGACGTCACCCTGCGccgggctgagctggaggaggtCGAGAAGAAGTCCCTGCGGGCGGCCATGGTGGAGGAGCGGCTGCGCTACTGCAGCTTCGTCCACATGCTGCAGCCGGTGGTGCACGAGGAGTGCGAGGTCATGTCTGAGCTGGGCCATCTTCAGGTGCGTACTGGTGCTCACACTCTTAATGCACTGATTCTAAAATGCTTTACATCTGCAGGAGGCCATGCAGTCGATTGCCTTGGTCACCAAGGAGCCCAGCGTTCTGCCACAGGCCTCCGAGGAGCTCATCCACGACGCCAAGGCCAGCATCAATCTCTATCCGGAGTCGCCGGGCGGAGGTTCCGGGTCCCAGGGCGGAGGCTGCTCCAACTCGCTGGGCTCCCGAAAGAGCTCCGTCTGCTCCATCAGCAGCATGAACAGCACCGGGTCCAGCAATTCGCCGGGCCATCACCACTATCCGCGCTCCCTGTCGCAGGTGCGTCGCCTCAGAGAGGTTCCTGCTCGCCCAAAACATTAAACATCCATTTGACACTGTGGCGTCCGCTCATTTATTGGTTTTCATCAACGTTCTTTTgtgtttcgttttcgtttctttAGTTTGTAACGCCCGCAATTCGCTTGAAACCTGGTGAATCCAGTGATAGTGGCTTTTGCTCATCGCCAGCGCTAACAACACAGGTTTTCATTTGttcttttctgtttgtttatacaaattacaaaaacacCTTTTGTGTGTCGCAtactaactttttttttgtttgtttcgaCCCCCCCCCCTAGACTTCGAATGCAACGAATCAGACGGCGAATGTATCCACGTGGCCCCCACATTCCCAGGACGTGGTGGACACCCTGCCACCGACCGCCGACCGTCCGCACACGATTTCGACGGCCTACGAAAAGGGCCACCAGCGACCGCCGCTGACCGTCTACACGTTCCAGAATCCGGAGACCATCCACGAGTCAAACAGCTGCCTCAACAACGGATCCACCGCCGCCAATGGGCAGCCGTCATCAGGTCAGGCCACGCCGGCCACTCAGAAGTCTCCGGCTGCTTCACTTAGTCGGCCGCCCTTGCCAGTTGTAAGTATGGTTGGGTTACACAGTCTAACTTCGTTATATGAaagtacaatttaaaaaaaattgttttttttttttattttattgaatgttttaatttgaaacaCTTAGGCTAATTAAACCCGTTACTTGTataacaggtagaaggaagcgttacctaccctataaagtatatatgttcttAATGGGGATCAATACCCGAGGCGATCAagccatttccgtctgtctgttcgtatgaacgtcgagatctcgaaaactataaaatttatagattTGGGATTGCATATACAGATTCTAGTTACGTCTACGCAgagaaagtttgtttttaaaagtcgACACCCCCCCTCTTACGGAGATATGGCAGATACCTCTATTTCggcaataaatgtttatttgatCCATATCAATCGAcataacaaaaatacaaatttcgttttatacttgtattttttttgtgcatttcggcataccgaaatCTATAATCATTAATGTTAAATTTCGGGGTAAGAAACTATAATTGAATAATATGAAGAGATcccaaatagctttaaaaagcTTATAACTTAGGTGtttatagaaatattattattatactcAAAAGGAAACACTATTTTATACCAAGTTACTTATGCTTACGTATGTATTTACATGGAGTGTTAAATTTAAGCTAAGATGGGCGGATGTTCGAATAGACGGGAAACCGACTATTGTCTTTTTTACATGCTATTAAGTTGTCTCTCTCGTTCTGTTGGCCATGACACTCGCCATAGAAGCCAGCCCATGTGGTGAGTACCTCGGAGTCAGAGCCCTCACCGTTCGTAGATCCAAAGCGCGCTCATCTGCATGCGCCCCGCTAGACCACTGACAACTAGGTCCCCTAAGTCGCCCCTTCATtgaacccaaacccaaaccatTAAACGCAACCTGGCTTGTGGCAGTGACTTACCAACGGTTTCCTCCTCTTTCAGCGCTGCTCGTCGCTGGAGCGACCGCTGTCGGCCCAGAGCAACCACCGCCAGGGAAGCGGGAGCAACCTGCTGCAGCGCCAGTGCCCCTCGCCGATTCCGGCTCATATCACGAAAGGTGAGTGGTCCGCCCTGTCCGGCATCCGTCCGGCATTTGTCCGTCCAGCTTGTCtccgtgtgtttgtgtgcacGCTTGCCCTCGGCTAATTCCATCAGTCTTACTAATGACCGTGTTCACCCGCATGTCCCGCTAACATCATCCGCACACAGAGCTGTCCGCAGCGCACCatgcacagcagcagcagcagcagcaaaatcagCAGCAAAATCAGCAGCAGCCCCAGACGCCGCCCACCTATGTGAACATGTCCGAGCTGGCCACCATGGCGGCCTTGAAGCTGGCCAACCAGCAGCAGAAGCCCTCTCCACCGCCCCTGCAGCAGCAGAGCTCCATCGACTCGACCAGCTCCCAGCATTCCAACGACTCCTCCGGCTCGCatcagctgctgcagcagcagcaacagcagcagcaccagcaccagccgCAGCTGAATCACCACTCAGCCACCGCCACACGCTCCCATTCCATATCCTCGACGGCCTCGTCACTGCACTCGCACCCGTCGATCGACTCCACCGTCGCTTGTGGCTCGCTGGTGGGCCAGCCCAACCACAGCACCAGCACCAACACGAACACCACCTCGCCGTCCAGTGGCAGCTCCACGCCACAAAACCATTACTCGCCCCTGTTAACCAACTCCCCCACGTCCACTGCCGCAGGTACCCCCAGCGGCAGCAGCGTAGGTCCCGGCTCCGCCCTGGGCTTTGTCTACCAGGTCAGCTCCCCGACGCCGCCCTCCAGTGAGGTGCTGAAGATCACCGAGCAGGCAGCGGCTGGCCAGGACCAAGGGCCGGGGGCCAACGGAGGCACGGAACCGGAGGAGACGGAGGATGAGCGGTCGCGGACCTCCGTCCTGCAGAAGGCCTCCATGTTCGAGAAGgctgcggcagcggcggcggtcTCGCCACCAGCTCCCATTCAGGTCCCGGCAGCAGCTTCCCCGGCTTCCGCGGCACGACGTTCCGAGACAGAGCAACAGGAAATGGGTAAGTAGAACCAGCGAGCAGCAGGATCGTTGTAGAGGAAGTGTGCCAATCATGTGGCTCCCTGTCCACTAGAGTGGGTCGATTTGAAtgtatccaaaaaaaaataacaaattgtaGAGGAAAATATTATCTCTAGAGAATTCTATGCAATCTAACAGTGtgagtctttttttttatggcagTGATGCATTTATATTTGAGGTTaccaaaaacacttttttggGTAGTTTTTTGCAACAtctaaagaatatattttatgtttggcTTTTTATTGTCAACTtagcaaaatataaaataaaaatcagaaaataaaatatatttagagcAGTTGAGATTAAACTTTCaatgaaaatacaaaattcgctgtaaaaaatttttgtgtttttgcttcttcatttttcactttatttCACGAATATACactattcttaaaaaaatgaattgttaaataagaatttttcataaataaaaaaaatctttacaaagtaatattttaacaatgaAAGGGGTTTTCATTTTCTGTGAATGCTGTATGTAATATTTATACTATTCTAGTCAAACGAGGTCTTAGAGACCATAAGTATGTTTACCAATGTTGCTCAGAATTCTTTAAAGATTATTTCCTCCTCTTCTGTTGTAAGTCACCCAAATCGACAAACTCTGCCGCCCACCCAGCACCAAAAAGCACTTTGAACATGAGATTTCCTCGCCTCCACTTTACTTGTCCAGCgcccattttaatttataattgacAAACATATCGAGAATATTTCCTAACcccaaaaatttcttttattttgtttttccctcCCTCTTCTCtacaatttttggtttgttgtgTAAACGCAACGACAACAACTGCACCAAATCAACTTGAAACCATTATTATTTCGTATTGGTTTTGACTTCATGTTCACCTTACCCAAAATCTCTGCCATCTGTAAACTATTATTCACAATGAACCAAatgcacaacaacaacaacaacaccatcTCCAAAAATCAATACCAACAACTATGAAAAATATGATCTAATAGACAAGTCTTTCGAAGATTCAATACAAGcactaaataatttaattggcGAACTAGACTCGTTCCAACGTGAGATCGATGAGGGCAAGGGCAAGTCGACGAGCAACATCATCAGTatcagtggcagcagcagcaacagcaacaacagcaacaacaacaacaatacgacgagcagcagcaacagcagcagcgacaacaacaacctGCCCGCCACCATCAACATTGAGCCCTGCGCCATCAGCAATCAGACGAACTCGAGCGGCTGTGGAACGGACATTTCGGACACCACGTCCGACGACCTGGCCGGCGACGAAATGGACGCCAGGCGGCGGGATCGGGATCGCGATCGTGATCGGGACCAGGATCTGCTGGGCGCCAGCGATTCGGAGCTGAGTCGCTGCTATGTGAGCGAAACTAGTTCGCTGACCGGAGGCCTGACAGCCGGCGGCTACGAGAATCCCACGTTTGCGCACTTCGTGGCCAATGCGAACCGGGAGGACGTCGTTTCACTGGCCTCGGACAGCGTCTGTCTGGGCCAGCCGCGCCACGCCTACGTGGACACCTgcagcgacagcggcagcgCAGTGGTGGTGATCTACGACCACCAGATCCCCAACACGCCGGACATTGAGTTCGTGAAGCAGAACTCGGAGATCGTGGTGCTGCGTACCAAGGACCCGCAGCCCAGTGCGCTGCAGCTGCACGAGATGCGCGAGCTGCAGCAGTTGCCGGCCAATCTGGCCGGTTCGCCGGACTCCTCGCCGGACTCGGCCGGCGGCCAGGCGCCGCCGACAGCAACTGTGGCGCCCGCCAAGCAGCGACTCTCCTCGTTTCGAGCCACCAGCgagcagcagttgcagctcCTCGGACGCGGCAGCCCGCAAAGAGGTAAAGCACCCACTGAGCAGGCCACACAGAGCAGGCCTCAGGAACGGCATTGCCCACAGCAGAA from Drosophila gunungcola strain Sukarami chromosome 2R unlocalized genomic scaffold, Dgunungcola_SK_2 000012F, whole genome shotgun sequence includes the following:
- the LOC128255908 gene encoding protein MTSS 2 isoform X38, yielding MDLSLERDSSALGSLFQQIINDMKNTSPLWEDFVAKAGKLHTCLRAAIQAIAAYLDAFQKIADAATNSRGASKEIGTALTRVCLRHKAVETRLKTFTSTIMDCLVQPLQDRIEDWKRTVATIDKDHAKEYKRCRSELKKRSSDTLRLQKKARKGQTDGLQSLMDSHMQDVTLRRAELEEVEKKSLRAAMVEERLRYCSFVHMLQPVVHEECEVMSELGHLQEAMQSIALVTKEPSVLPQASEELIHDAKASINLYPESPGGGSGSQGGGCSNSLGSRKSSVCSISSMNSTGSSNSPGHHHYPRSLSQFVTPAIRLKPGESSDSGFCSSPALTTQTSNATNQTANVSTWPPHSQDVVDTLPPTADRPHTISTAYEKGHQRPPLTVYTFQNPETIHESNSCLNNGSTAANGQPSSGQATPATQKSPAASLSRPPLPVRCSSLERPLSAQSNHRQGSGSNLLQRQCPSPIPAHITKELSAAHHAQQQQQQQNQQQNQQQPQTPPTYVNMSELATMAALKLANQQQKPSPPPLQQQSSIDSTSSQHSNDSSGSHQLLQQQQQQQHQHQPQLNHHSATATRSHSISSTASSLHSHPSIDSTVACGSLVGQPNHSTSTNTNTTSPSSGSSTPQNHYSPLLTNSPTSTAAGTPSGSSVGPGSALGFVYQVSSPTPPSSEVLKITEQAAAGQDQGPGANGGTEPEETEDERSRTSVLQKASMFEKAAAAAAVSPPAPIQVPAAASPASAARRSETEQQEMGGAAGGGSTRIARRSSINQAKPPPPVRRSSSVTPSPNASVGTFRTSSPAAGGGGGGGGIYAQPKLVNTMSSFRTSSPSPNGHAHPLPPTQPKANPNLIAQLNARLNSKQQQQQQQQHQVEGIYGNQQQPAGEESIYMRSGLSMSQPQQQQHYDDYATSTNIEKTGSIRAKTKAEFLENLNAKLAKQGMSGRAFAVRNLINSKALPDPRICHESLMDQIKRGATLKRNQKINDRSAPKIH
- the LOC128255908 gene encoding hormone receptor 4 isoform X17 translates to MDLSLERDSSALGSLFQQIINDMKNTSPLWEDFVAKAGKLHTCLRAAIQAIAAYLDAFQKIADAATNSRGASKEIGTALTRVCLRHKAVETRLKTFTSTIMDCLVQPLQDRIEDWKRTVATIDKDHAKEYKRCRSELKKRSSDTLRLQKKARKGQTDGLQSLMDSHMQDVTLRRAELEEVEKKSLRAAMVEERLRYCSFVHMLQPVVHEECEVMSELGHLQEAMQSIALVTKEPSVLPQASEELIHDAKASINLYPESPGGGSGSQGGGCSNSLGSRKSSVCSISSMNSTGSSNSPGHHHYPRSLSQFVTPAIRLKPGESSDSGFCSSPALTTQTSNATNQTANVSTWPPHSQDVVDTLPPTADRPHTISTAYEKGHQRPPLTVYTFQNPETIHESNSCLNNGSTAANGQPSSGQATPATQKSPAASLSRPPLPVKPAHVRCSSLERPLSAQSNHRQGSGSNLLQRQCPSPIPAHITKELSAAHHAQQQQQQQNQQQNQQQPQTPPTYVNMSELATMAALKLANQQQKPSPPPLQQQSSIDSTSSQHSNDSSGSHQLLQQQQQQQHQHQPQLNHHSATATRSHSISSTASSLHSHPSIDSTVACGSLVGQPNHSTSTNTNTTSPSSGSSTPQNHYSPLLTNSPTSTAAGTPSGSSVGPGSALGFVYQVSSPTPPSSEVLKITEQAAAGQDQGPGANGGTEPEETEDERSRTSVLQKASMFEKAAAAAAVSPPAPIQVPAAASPASAARRSETEQQEMDKSFEDSIQALNNLIGELDSFQREIDEGKGKSTSNIISISGSSSNSNNSNNNNNTTSSSNSSSDNNNLPATINIEPCAISNQTNSSGCGTDISDTTSDDLAGDEMDARRRDRDRDRDRDQDLLGASDSELSRCYVSETSSLTGGLTAGGYENPTFAHFVANANREDVVSLASDSVCLGQPRHAYVDTCSDSGSAVVVIYDHQIPNTPDIEFVKQNSEIVVLRTKDPQPSALQLHEMRELQQLPANLAGSPDSSPDSAGGQAPPTATVAPAKQRLSSFRATSEQQLQLLGRGSPQRGKAPTEQATQSRPQERHCPQQKDVDGSGQPAVDPARRQLPPKPTSLSLFNGPAPGAGDRPMVPRKSDFKSDLDEKIRRQKQKVKLQLHQQQQQQSPQQQQQQQQQQAPQEQQHSPQSPQTRNCNVTTKLAAKVSAFASASAFASVSASASASSDPYPNQNHRMPNQHQTAITSNHKQCKTPATMALSPLPSSSPRGHLPLSSSSLSSSSLPLPETTSTSTTSNTTSSPSSMLPASDRPPAHPYVCSNAPANPHHANSITNAHANANANATASLKPCITPRPASLSGGAAGGGSTRIARRSSINQAKPPPPVRRSSSVTPSPNASVGLQHQHQQQQQHATLPQQNLQLSSSSEHFPPPPAFMLDAMPQMPSSALKVSETVRALAAMRHQPASPVALRRMQQQQQQQQLQQQQQQLQQQPLLQQTFRTSSPAAGGGGGGGGIYAQPKLVNTMSSFRTSSPSPNGHAHPLPPTQPKANPNLIAQLNARLNSKQQQQQQQQHQVEGIYGNQQQPAGEESIYMRSGLSMSQPQQQQHYDAAAHSPNMRQAHSHQQQQQQQQHYTCPPPLEDPPPPPIYAGSSATMPKKMARPPTGQSAPHSGAYAAASATATLPKNMMQQQQQQRLQQQQQQHHQQQQQQQQQYQQPAGMGIGNGNGNGNGHLGQRPQLPLPQQKLRAAQQQHLAEQQHQMHQQHQMQQQRQPPIPSRHSSVQQKIFVSTNPFIQTTAVKFHSPSASPTCGSPVTGSGSGSGSGSLASIYATTSRSSHHHQQQHAQQLQQQQQQQHYYRDVAGGNSNGGAAYYNHNAHAHAHAHAQAHHSTGPPHLSRVADGSNQTRSHLEA
- the LOC128255908 gene encoding methylcytosine dioxygenase TET isoform X12 gives rise to the protein MDLSLERDSSALGSLFQQIINDMKNTSPLWEDFVAKAGKLHTCLRAAIQAIAAYLDAFQKIADAATNSRGASKEIGTALTRVCLRHKAVETRLKTFTSTIMDCLVQPLQDRIEDWKRTVATIDKDHAKEYKRCRSELKKRSSDTLRLQKKARKGQTDGLQSLMDSHMQDVTLRRAELEEVEKKSLRAAMVEERLRYCSFVHMLQPVVHEECEVMSELGHLQEAMQSIALVTKEPSVLPQASEELIHDAKASINLYPESPGGGSGSQGGGCSNSLGSRKSSVCSISSMNSTGSSNSPGHHHYPRSLSQFVTPAIRLKPGESSDSGFCSSPALTTQTSNATNQTANVSTWPPHSQDVVDTLPPTADRPHTISTAYEKGHQRPPLTVYTFQNPETIHESNSCLNNGSTAANGQPSSGQATPATQKSPAASLSRPPLPVKPAHVRCSSLERPLSAQSNHRQGSGSNLLQRQCPSPIPAHITKELSAAHHAQQQQQQQNQQQNQQQPQTPPTYVNMSELATMAALKLANQQQKPSPPPLQQQSSIDSTSSQHSNDSSGSHQLLQQQQQQQHQHQPQLNHHSATATRSHSISSTASSLHSHPSIDSTVACGSLVGQPNHSTSTNTNTTSPSSGSSTPQNHYSPLLTNSPTSTAAGTPSGSSVGPGSALGFVYQVSSPTPPSSEVLKITEQAAAGQDQGPGANGGTEPEETEDERSRTSVLQKASMFEKAAAAAAVSPPAPIQVPAAASPASAARRSETEQQEMDKSFEDSIQALNNLIGELDSFQREIDEGKGKSTSNIISISGSSSNSNNSNNNNNTTSSSNSSSDNNNLPATINIEPCAISNQTNSSGCGTDISDTTSDDLAGDEMDARRRDRDRDRDRDQDLLGASDSELSRCYVSETSSLTGGLTAGGYENPTFAHFVANANREDVVSLASDSVCLGQPRHAYVDTCSDSGSAVVVIYDHQIPNTPDIEFVKQNSEIVVLRTKDPQPSALQLHEMRELQQLPANLAGSPDSSPDSAGGQAPPTATVAPAKQRLSSFRATSEQQLQLLGRGSPQRGKAPTEQATQSRPQERHCPQQKDVDGSGQPAVDPARRQLPPKPTSLSLFNGPAPGAGDRPMVPRKSDFKSDLDEKIRRQKQKVKLQLHQQQQQQSPQQQQQQQQQQAPQEQQHSPQSPQTRNCNVTTKLAAKVSAFASASAFASVSASASASSDPYPNQNHRMPNQHQTAITSNHKQCKTPATMALSPLPSSSPRGHLPLSSSSLSSSSLPLPETTSTSTTSNTTSSPSSMLPASDRPPAHPYVCSNAPANPHHANSITNAHANANANATASLKPCITPRPASLSGGAAGGGSTRIARRSSINQAKPPPPVRRSSSVTPSPNASVGLQHQHQQQQQHATLPQQNLQLSSSSEHFPPPPAFMLDAMPQMPSSALKVSETVRALAAMRHQPASPVALRRMQQQQQQQQLQQQQQQLQQQPLLQQTFRTSSPAAGGGGGGGGIYAQPKLVNTMSSFRTSSPSPNGHAHPLPPTQPKANPNLIAQLNARLNSKQQQQQQQQHQVEGIYGNQQQPAGEESIYMRSGLSMSQPQQQQHYDAAHSPNMRQAHSHQQQQQQQQHYTCPPPLEDPPPPPIYAGSSATMPKKMARPPTGQSAPHSGAYAAASATATLPKNMMQQQQQQRLQQQQQQHHQQQQQQQQQYQQPAGMGIGNGNGNGNGHLGQRPQLPLPQQKLRAAQQQHLAEQQHQMHQQHQMQQQRQPPIPSRHSSVQQKIFVSTNPFIQTTAVKFHSPSASPTCGSPVTGSGSGSGSGSLASIYATTSRSSHHHQQQHAQQLQQQQQQQHYYRDVAGGNSNGGAAYYNHNAHAHAHAHAQAHHSNYATSTNIEKTGSIRAKTKAEFLENLNAKLAKQGMSGRAFAVRNLINSKALMYQSPQNLSRPSAQYRTPPPTYPNTSTTSNATCEDQC